One window from the genome of Candidatus Palauibacter soopunensis encodes:
- a CDS encoding TrbG/VirB9 family P-type conjugative transfer protein, which produces MKATPTAAILLGIVVVLLTLLLAVVPCDAAAQQATTDAALLRVPVPQEGEERIPRLRARVRHTTVIVLPAGERILDFVAGDSEYWHLTGAANVAYLKPLAEDAATNVALVCESGRIYSFLVSESGEKPPHLVVRVEAGAEGEAPSGAPGFVARSEVSAYREMAAEAVEAARRAQEQAEAGIVEARRRAEAEIEALRAEYPTRIAFEYRLDRAATRRPFLVEAMWHDGKFTYIRSGREESFGVYELRDGEPAVVPVQLAGDGLYILHRVVGDGWLQIGDRRARWRFEPREGSR; this is translated from the coding sequence ATGAAAGCAACCCCGACCGCGGCGATCCTGCTCGGGATCGTCGTTGTACTGCTGACGCTGCTTCTGGCCGTGGTTCCCTGCGATGCCGCCGCGCAGCAAGCGACCACCGATGCCGCCCTGCTCCGCGTGCCGGTGCCGCAGGAAGGCGAAGAGCGGATCCCCCGGCTCCGCGCGCGCGTGCGCCATACCACGGTCATCGTGCTTCCGGCCGGGGAGCGCATCCTCGACTTCGTGGCTGGCGACTCCGAGTACTGGCACCTGACCGGCGCGGCGAACGTCGCGTACCTGAAGCCGCTGGCCGAGGACGCGGCGACCAATGTCGCGCTCGTCTGCGAGTCGGGGCGCATCTACTCGTTCCTTGTCTCGGAAAGCGGCGAGAAGCCGCCGCATCTCGTGGTCCGCGTCGAGGCGGGTGCGGAGGGGGAGGCCCCGTCCGGCGCTCCCGGGTTCGTCGCCCGGAGCGAGGTCTCCGCCTATCGCGAAATGGCGGCCGAGGCGGTCGAAGCCGCGCGCCGCGCACAGGAACAAGCCGAGGCGGGGATCGTCGAGGCCCGCCGGCGAGCCGAAGCGGAGATCGAGGCGCTCCGCGCCGAGTATCCCACACGCATTGCGTTCGAGTACCGCCTTGACCGCGCGGCCACCCGGCGACCGTTCCTGGTCGAGGCGATGTGGCACGACGGCAAGTTCACCTACATCCGCTCGGGTCGCGAGGAGTCGTTCGGGGTGTACGAGCTGAGGGACGGCGAGCCCGCGGTCGTCCCCGTTCAGCTCGCCGGCGACGGCCTCTACATCCTGCATCGCGTGGTGGGCGACGGGTGGCTCCAGATCGGCGACCGTCGGGCCAGGTGGCGGTTCGAGCCCCGGGAGGGTTCGAGATGA
- a CDS encoding TrbI/VirB10 family protein: MSLWKRLVKEPKGALPGGMVTKAGVVLIAVLVAGLLFSSSLAGPGEDATAAGAPVQPRAVNDREGRSFDAGIRDETQRETQRAAADSRDSPPDSAAGAPSGAGSAGANDGAGGRAPGMGRAEFELREALRLEEVERRTRSLRSFPVAQSHRDPNGSTDAAASPVAPESPDAVLDGALASLGQSLAALEAEMAAGLAGGGLPPGVGGSAARTGLPASGASEPVRLVRPVDPPGWERIHEGTFLEAVLVTQLSGEFPGPVLAMVSAPLYSADRQRVLVPRGARVVGTARAVQNRDQTRLAVSFHRLLLPDGSWIDLEFAGLNQTGESALRDQVNRRYLSTFAAAGAVGALSGLTLAGASPYGLQAGVGQGLGGSATSMLDRYLNRLPEITIRAGHRLRIWFTSDVLVPTPPTDR; encoded by the coding sequence ATGAGCCTCTGGAAGCGGTTGGTGAAGGAGCCGAAGGGCGCGCTTCCGGGCGGCATGGTCACGAAGGCGGGGGTCGTCCTGATCGCCGTGCTGGTTGCCGGACTGCTGTTCTCGTCATCGCTCGCCGGTCCCGGTGAAGACGCCACCGCCGCCGGAGCGCCGGTGCAGCCGCGGGCGGTGAACGACCGGGAGGGCCGGTCGTTCGATGCGGGCATCCGCGACGAGACGCAGCGCGAGACGCAACGGGCCGCAGCCGATTCCCGCGACAGTCCGCCGGACAGCGCGGCCGGAGCCCCCTCCGGCGCCGGGTCCGCCGGGGCGAATGACGGCGCAGGCGGCCGAGCCCCCGGCATGGGCCGCGCCGAGTTCGAGTTGCGCGAGGCGCTCCGGCTGGAGGAGGTCGAGCGCAGGACGCGCTCGCTCCGCTCGTTTCCCGTCGCGCAGTCGCACCGGGATCCGAACGGATCCACCGATGCCGCGGCGTCTCCCGTGGCGCCCGAGTCTCCCGACGCCGTACTCGACGGCGCACTCGCGTCCCTCGGGCAGTCCCTCGCCGCCCTTGAGGCCGAGATGGCGGCCGGACTGGCGGGCGGAGGGCTGCCGCCCGGCGTGGGCGGTTCGGCGGCGCGGACTGGTCTACCCGCGTCCGGCGCCTCCGAGCCCGTCCGTCTGGTCCGGCCGGTTGACCCGCCGGGCTGGGAACGCATCCACGAGGGCACGTTCCTGGAGGCGGTGCTGGTCACCCAGTTGTCGGGCGAGTTCCCCGGCCCGGTGCTCGCCATGGTGTCGGCGCCGCTCTATTCGGCCGACCGCCAGCGGGTGCTGGTCCCGCGCGGCGCGCGCGTCGTCGGCACGGCACGGGCCGTCCAGAACCGGGACCAGACCCGGCTTGCCGTCTCGTTCCACCGGCTGCTGCTGCCCGATGGAAGCTGGATCGACCTTGAGTTCGCCGGCCTCAACCAGACGGGCGAGAGCGCGCTCCGCGACCAAGTGAACCGCCGCTACCTCTCGACGTTCGCGGCCGCAGGAGCGGTCGGCGCGCTGAGCGGTCTCACGCTGGCCGGAGCCTCGCCCTACGGACTCCAAGCAGGCGTCGGACAGGGGCTCGGAGGCAGCGCCACCTCGATGCTGGACCGGTATCTCAACCGACTGCCCGAGATCACGATCCGCGCGGGCCACCGGCTCCGCATCTGGTTCACCTCCGATGTCCTCGTCCCCA